A stretch of DNA from Carya illinoinensis cultivar Pawnee chromosome 12, C.illinoinensisPawnee_v1, whole genome shotgun sequence:
GATGCCAAAAGAATCAGCATAATATACCCTGAACTCGGAGTTGTGGACTTCAAAAGGCAGTTGCTCTTCAATCAAAAGCcaaatctttttatatttattttcagaCAATATTATTGGTGTACACATgcatgtacatacatacatataggaATGTTATTGCTTTTAATGAAACTGATTTATTAAGAATAAAGCTTAAACAGCCCTTCTAAAATCCCGAATATGTTGGTTATATATAACTACTCATGATATAAAATTCCAATCCTTTGATAGTACAATCGTTTTATTTCACACAACCAAGACCATACAATTCTTTGGACCGCTTATGACATAACCAAACTCCAATTTCTTCAGGGATGAAGATCCCATTCTCGAAGAAAGCAATCAACTGGTTTGGCTTCCAACTTCCAAGTGCATGTCAAAGCTTCATCCTGCACATGCTTAACTGATTTGACACACAAAAGAATCACAACTAATCTAAATATCAGTAGAATGAAGAATTTACAGTGTTACCTGTCTAAGGCAGTTTGGCTAATAGGAATCACACCAATTGGGGATACAAGAGCATCCACAGGAATGTCATTTGGGGTGACTGCTATAACTCCTTCATCCATTATCTGCACAGAATATGACAGCACAACTGCAGAAACAGACTCAAATCATTTCAAGTGACTAGCATACCCTTATGACCAGACTAGAAGACCTTAAGCAATTGTTTAAAACGAGAATTCACCAACTACTTATCCAAAAACGAAAAAGAATTCATACATACCAAGGAGGGGTTGCTTCCAATCCCTTGCCTTTGCAAGCTCTAGGTATTTCTTCAGGAAGGTATCATAATAACTATTGATTTTCATCAAACCAAACAACATTAGTGATGCATGACTTAACATGTAATTGGCATATAAGAATAAAAGGTCAAATTTCATCTAGGAATAAAAGTagttaaatttctttaaaatgcatgagagagagagagagagagagagatttcctaTACAATAGCAGTTCCAGAAGTCAGTTCACCAATTATTTCGTAGGCTACACCataccaacaaataaatgcattGGAATCTGAATGCATACCAATAATTTGGGAgcttaaaaaagagattatataTCTAAATCAGCACATGATATCGCCTACCCTCAGTACCCACAATTTCAGAGGCTAATAGAAGTTTAAATGATAGGCCAGGATTCATAACTATACCCTCCACCACGACCCAGGCGCCTTCCAGATCTGTCAAATGCTAGTCCTGAATGCAGAAAATGCTATTATCTcaattttggtttgtgtaaCTGCTGAGCTTTTGATAATCAAATCAGAAAACAGGAAGTTCTACCAGGCAAGAGGAACAAATCAACTGGCTCATTTGCTAGCATAACTGCACCAAAATAAATCCTGGTAAGTGTCAGCCCATGTACATATATTTAGATGCATCTATGAAATGTAAAATTAGGCCTACAAGAAATATTTGAACGGGAGGAAAATGTATAAAGCTTGGCTAGGTTCTGGTGAATTGTGTGTGGAAGTTGTTtcatgagagaaagagagataggTTATAACATTTAAAATAGTTACCATCTTCACGTACGTTTCCATCACCATCCACTGGAGCTGGTTCTAAGATGTCCATTGAATTTGCAACAAGATCATCAATACACGAGATTCTCAGCATGCGCATGTGACAATTCTTGTCCTCCACGCGTGGAACATAAAgtatttttcctctctgtgtGTGGCCATCTTGAGTTAAATATAAAAAGGTAAGTAATTCCGAACACATGATAACAAATACGTAGTAAGCAAGGATTCATGAAAGTATAAAGTTACACAACATCTTGTTTCATGCTAAAAGTGAAAGTTATAAACCTCAGGTTTGCAGCCCGGAGAAAGTGGTGGTGGTTGGtacatgaaaacaaaaaaaatctactGGTTTAAAGAACAAGACTTTCATAGGAAATTTCTCCCCGGTAATCATATCTACACGTTTTACTCAAGGAATGACAACAGAGGTGTATCTAAAAATTAGGAGCATCTTGTCCTCTTCATACAGAATCTCTGAAGAACCAAGCAGTCATTCGTGCCAAGTATTTCAAATCACAACCACTTCGGGTAAATCTACTCCCATACATTAACATAGCCTTAAAGGAGAATCATtcatgtttatttgatttaatggCCCGTCTACACAACAATGGTATTCATAAACCCCCTCTATCTGGGTGCAGCTGCCCAAGATACTTTCACCAGCTAAACTAGAGGGATTGAGAATTACTCCATTTATTACCCACAATAAAGTCTAAACGCCCTAATTTTAGTAATCACGAAGAATGTCGCATtcccaaaaaataataagtagGATAGAGCGCACACCTCCTGTTGGATTTGACAGAGTTTCAGACAACAATTTTGATGTGTCAACTTCCCGCAAAGCACTGCAGCATATATAGGCACACAATCTCCTACTAGATTTAAACCATGGAGATTCCAAAATAATCCTCTGAATGGCATTGtctgaacaaaaataaaaaaacaagacaGTAAGAACCATGTGCCAGAAACAATGTAAGAAACGAAGGGTAATAACAGTTGTAAGTACCTTCTTGGGATCTGAGGTCGGGCTCCATAGCCTTGAGGGCCTTGCGGACCCTGGATCGGAGCGCTCGTTTTTGCTTGAACACGGCGTCCAGATGTTCTTGTTCTGTGTTCTTGTTCATCGTCGAGAAGGTAACGGTGGATGGAGGCGCGTACGGGGGTGGGCGAGAGAGAAGCGTCGTTGGTGCTGGTGCTGGTGCTGGTGCTGGTGAGGGTCTGGTGCAGGGTTGGTTCATCAGCGCTGCCAATACGCGTTGCTTCACTTGTCGGCTTAGCCTCATGGGCGGCTCTCATACTGCTTTACCCTCTTaatcccttctttttcttttattttgttttttatttcttgaacgCACCACGCGAGAGATGTTTTTACTTGGAGCGCTACTCTGCCGCTTGGtgccatttttttaatatttttaaatatatttttaaaattataaaaaaataaaaaaatatatcaatatgtttaaaattagttttttaattattaagtaaataaaaaatttatcgaACGGTCAACTACAGCGATAATAATTAGTAGACAAAGtagcctttttctttttattttgcacggaaaaaatatatttatgtttggGTGGGATATAAGAAGTGtctaattttatctcattattataattttatcaaatttttttataaaataaaataaataattcaattttttcaaatcctcgaaataataataatattaaaaattaatattttattaaattttcaacttttatatcaATTCATCTATCTGAGTTTATTATCAAAACGGtatcttaattaaaataagaacCTTGGTTTTTGAAGCAATTCAAATTTGGATGGTTGTAAGACATGCTGAAAATTGTATAATTGTATAAGGTGGTCAATAAAATCTTAGTGTTTAAGAAGAGAATTTTTAAGTCTTCTATGGTCATTTTTAGAGATTCTAATTGTAATTTCGGTTAATCTTTTGAGAATATAAATCTATATGTGACTTTAATCTTCCTTAGATTCATTAAATTGAAGAAATTATTGCTCAATTCCAGGTTGTGACAAGGAGGAGCACGATGCTTCCTTGCAATACAAGCCTTGTGTTTAGGAACAAAGCTAGGATTTATATAAAGGGGGTCcgatgaatatataaaaatttgtagGTAATAAGGCCTCAAAGATTACTTAAAAGCGTGAAGTGTATAGTAAGTATGGCGCCCCGCCCCCATTTGTGATTTGGAAGCAATCGCAATGTCAGGATATTGGCTACTCGGGTCATACACCTCATGTGTAATGTGAAAAAAAAGTGTGCACGCACATGCTAAATAAATGTGTATAGCTAATTTACAAGCTAAATAAATGTGTACAGTTAATTTGCGGCAAGAAATATAAAAGGTAGTCATTAAAATCTAACTAACAGTAccgtaaaaaaattaaatacatcacAACCTTAACATGCATGAGCCACAAGTCTTCAAatcataaataaaagaatattacaatcatccggtttttaagtaaaattttaaACACAAATAGTTAACGACGTGGGTAAAAGTCTCAATACTCAATCATTTGGCAGAACTGTAAGTGGGCCACCACGCAGGGCCGGCTCAATATGATGTTGGGCCTAAGGCAAAAATTTTGAGCgagatttttttcaatttaaaaaaatataataaaataaaataattttaaatttaatttttatattaattttttatttaaaaataatttctatcaTTTTGCAAAGTAAATTACTGATTAGAattttatatcacatttttaactAATAATCGACTTAATCTTTGTTAGAAAATTATCTACTTAGagaaaatttgatttaatttaattttacaagaCGAGATTTAAACTCTTAGGGTtggtttggatttagagatgagatgggatggttttagataagatataaaatttaaataaaatattattagaatattattttttaatattattattgtttgaagatttgaaaaagttgaattatttattatattttatgcaaaaatttaaaaaagttgtaatgatgaaataagataagatgaaatactttttaaatttaaacggGGCCTTAGAAgcaattataatcattattttcaataaagttcATAAACAATCTATGCATTTGGGAAAGTTTTGGCCCTTGCCTCTTTAAAGGATAATACAAAAACTTTTTATAAAcactcaaaaattagattttgctatttataattttcacattatatattaaactaataatgacAAAGAAGAAGTGTATTTTTATAAGGAGAGTATGTGAGATAATTATTACGTAGAGatacttttaaaattaataatgacaTGATATGTATTTGATACTTTTGATGTTTTCTAAttgagttaatttatttttttaattagatatttttttctttttaattaattttacttagaattttatttttgggccTTCTACCACTAGGGGCCTTAGGCAATTGCCTAAGTTGCCTAATGGAAGAGCTGGCCTTGCCACCATGGTAAGATTTTGCAAACATTTAGTGCAAgcaagtagaaaagaaaaattatgcaaacaTTTAGTGAAATGGAAAAAGagataattatacaaaactcgagtattcaaataaaaattcccAGGCAAGTTGATACACACTCAaaaatctcttctttttttaataaaatattcgtTTTTTTAAGGTATATACTATGGTCTCCCCTAAATGGATCATTCACACAATTTGGCTCCCTTTGCTACACTATAGGTAACGACCAGTTCTACGTCCGCCCAACGGGTTCGTGACCAAGCATCTTCTAACCTCCACAAATAGAGAGACAACGATGCCTACCCGAGAGAGTTACCGTCTAGCTCGAGCCGGTTGTCGCCCGACGAGAATTCAAGGGATATCACTCAATTTTATGCACTCTAAAGTGACTAGATAAGTTTTGCCAAAATAATGTCTCATCTTAACTTAGGATCATGAAACACCCCCAAAAAGCCCATTGACACAAAAATTCAacaattttacatatttcaaTATCCATGCATAAGTTAAAATTCGATTTAAAACAGGCCAGTGATAAATATAATGGCATTTAAGATATAAAACACCACAGCATGCAAACAACAAAATGAGCACTTCACGCGATATGTCACAAATCTATATAGCTctcatcccaacacttcacatgGTGCAGAGCCTCATCACAACTACACAAATGTCCATTACTTCACACGACACACGTCCACATCACAACTGTATAATAATTCCATCAATTGACACAACCACACAGAACACAATTTCACAATTCCATCAATGATCATTGTCAAGGTCAATCCATAGAACCACTTACACCACGGAGGGAAAATTCCTTGATGATCAAGGTGTCTTGAGTTCTATTGCTGGTCTTGGGCGTTACCATTAGTGGGTGAGGCGATGGTCCTCCGAGTGGTCGTGGGTGTGTCGAACAGAAAGGGACAATGCATGTGCGTGTGCATTATCGGGATAGAGAGACAGTCAACacgagagagacagagagcatGAAGGTTTTGTCTGATGCTTTAAAAAACAACAATTATGATTTTGAGCCTATGCTACAATCGTGTGGTCAAGACAAAAGCTTAAAGGGAGGGATGTTGGAGGTTGGGTGGCCGGTGGCCTAAAATTTCAGAAAGAGAGTGCTACAAGTCTGAGAGAAAATGGGAGAGGCAGAGAGTGACGAGGACATAGAGATAAGGATGGAGAGAAGGAGGCATCATACGAGATAGGAGTCTAACTAGCTAGAGGTGATGGTGGCAGCCGGTGAGACTAGAGTTAGGATAGTGACTcacaaagaaagagagagatggggaGGGGTATTCGGTGTAGGGAAGAATAAGAGAGGGAGGCGGAGGAGCTATTGGTGACGTATGGTGCAAAGGCATGGAGGATAGCGGCGATGACTTTCGTGATAGAGATGAAATAGAGAggtagaaaataagagaaaagagTGCAAGAGAGAGAACAGGAAAATCTGAAGAAGACATTGAGATCAAGAGCGAGGGAAGCTCGTTGTGGATAACGTGGTACGACAGGGTGGCgactagggttagggtttccaaACCCCCAAAAGGCCAAGCTTTCTaagagaggaaaagagagagtgTGTGATAATCGAAGAGGGAGTTGGAGGGGGAGGGTCTATGGTGGTGTGTTGTGCTAGAGTGTGGTCGACTACGATGGCAGAGCCCTTAACCGAGAGAAGATGGtaaaggaaggagagagagggagagagagagagagagagagagagagagagagagagagagagagagagagagatgaaaagaAGTCCTTACCACCATAGGTGCCAGCATGGCAAGGCAGCGACAAGGCGAGCTAGAGGGGAAGATGTGGAGCGACCGtttgtttagagagagagaacgagaaagaaaatgtttttaggGTTAGGGGTATATGGGCTAGGCTTTGGGGCAAAAAATGGGGCTTGGGTTAAAAAAATCCTTGGCCTGGGTTTAATAGATGGGCCGAGCTATTACAATAAgtttcaaaaacattttcttggGTTAAAATAGTTTTAGACTGATCAATTAATTGGCTAGTATCATTTAATTTGTTGCACAAACTATTGTGGAGAACTAAATTTTCCAAGATAGATGGTATATATGCTCATGCTACTAATTCTATCACTCAGTTATTGCATAAGGGATCAAGCTAGATACGTATGTGAACTTGGCATAGCTACATGTGTAATTTCTCATTTCCTAATTATTTTAACCATCTTGCATCTCATGATCACCCAGGTTTGTGAGCAGTAAGATTAGTAAAAATGAGAACCTAATCTCCATGGGAAGATCAAGCAATAATTAGTACTGATCTCAAGAAGACGTAGGCCAGGTAGAGCTTGATTGATCAAAAGATGGAAGACCAGACAtcatatgtaatattatttgttAAAGTATATGGCTCATACACTGAAAGTAGGCAGATGCCGGAGTGAGCCAAACGTAGGGTAGCGGAGTGAGCCGAGTGTAGCGTAGCGGAGCGAAGTGACATCTGCCTTTCAGGATTGATACATTGTTTGGGATGCTAATTAGGTTGGGGGTGCGGGAGCAGCAACCTATGGTATGGTACGGGgcgtatttttgtaattttattaaataagtccATACGTCTAGAGTTAGtataaatacatattatataatccTAATTGACTGATAGTGAATTTTGCTCTACTCGCTCCCTGTGGATGTAGGCACATCACCGAACCACATTAAATCTCTATATCGATTTCTACTTTTCTCTTTTGATCATTCCGTACAATTCATCAGCAATTGATGCACATTtcacaacagttttattttcttgcattgATCTTGATGTAGACCACGTCAATTATTAAATATTGCAAGTGAACATGCATAAAGGGAAATCAACAAACAAGCTATAAATTGATCAGAACTAAACTTATGATGATTTGAAAATTCCACTACCGAAAATTTCACTACAATGCAACACTTCAATGAAAAAAGGGTGTACACTTGTTTTGCTTCGAAAATGATGACTATTAAACTCCATTATGTGTGTGGACAGAACATAAAATAGCATAAGAAAAATGTACTtaagaaaaacttacaaaaaactTCTCAACGTGTCAGTTATTAATATACTCAGAATTATGAAATTGTAAGTACACGTAGTACTACTTGATAGCATAATTCCATTATCATTCTAGATTCTGAAAAAAGTAGAGGTGGCAGGTAGTTAGCATCTCTTACTAACCAAAAAAGAGGCATTTGAATATCCTTGAACTATATAATAGGTGAGTTCAAAGGCATAGATTGGTCTAAAAAAGCTAAAGGACATTGCGGAAACATACAAACAATAATTAGTGTAAATAAGATGGATAAACAGCTTCATGCCATGAAATTGCACATTTGCTATACATGTAATAGGAGACTGAATTGCTATAAGAAAGATTGAAAGGCATGTTATGCTGACTATGTATATTGATAGATCACATAAATAGATAGTGTACAAAAACATTTCAAACTAGACAGCTAAACAATGATCCCACTTTTCTTAAAGATCAGGTTGAACCAAGGAAGTtgtatcaaaactcaaaaagcaTTACTACATAtgaatgagtaatgttatatacagtcatggAGTGCGCAAACAtcatgcagtcgctttgaaaatgAGTGGgatctactattaaaatattatattttttcatgtaagacccatatttattcacttttttcaaaatgattgtgtgGCATTTACGCATtcatgactgtaaatatcattctTCTATATGATATATCCTTTTCTAGAAAGAAGGCACTTACCACAAGAGAAGCTCATGGCTGAAACTCGAAAGCTCAATTATTATACGTTGATGGCAAGCAAGAACTAAGAAGCGTGTGcgcgcacatatatatatatatatatatatatatatatatatatatatatatatatatatatatatatatatattatattctaagaagaaaataaactgcaacaaaaaaataattatataaacatttaattatttatatcttggtttaacaactactAGGTTAGTATGCTATGATTGAAATTGAGAAGTtcaagaaaattgtttatttaaaaaaaaaaaaaaaaggttatataAGGTGATTGAATTTTCTATTTTCCATCAACATATAGCtttaatagttttatatataagagatcaaagaaaaataaaataaaagaagaatacAGTTCATTCAATGCTCAAGGAGCCTCTTGGCGTGCTTATGGGGAAGAAGTAAGGGCAAATACATTTATGCGAGCATACACAGATATAAACTACAATGTGCAACATTCTGAATCATAAaatgacttctttttttttttattagctaTGAACTTCAATTCGTTTACTTTCTTATATTAGCATGCATCATTTTTGTGAGGTTAGTAACTTAGTATGCTTTTGTATGACTCGGGAAATTTATGATTGATTGACAAATATAATCTCTAACAGCCACACAAGCTTTAGTTTATGAATCTTCGGATATTCTGCATCAATCAAAAGTGAGAGATGTTGTTGATTTCTTAGGTTAAAAGGGAATTTCATTTATGCAAACCTTGGTTTATGCTAATTGGTTAACACCATAATTCTTGTTGAGGATAGAATAAATCGTGACCTTGATATTTAAGGAAAAAACATGTGAAAAGAACCTAAAATGGATTTTAGAGAAATTCATGCCAGGATTTGGTTTTTCTCCAGAACTAGTTTAAACAACCAAGTGGTTTTAACTATCTAGGTTTAAAGAGTTAGCTAGTCGAACTTGTTTAGCAAGTAATGGAAAATTTATTTCAGCTCAATTATATTGAAGCAAAGCTTGGACAAGTATCCAATGCTTTTGATATTCTTAACCAATGTTGTCACTTGTAGACTCATTTTTGCCATATAAGTATGAGGGGAAAAAAACTGCATATACAATCAGTAGTAGCATTTGGAGCCAGCACTAGGCTTCCTATGACTTTTTATCCATTAATAACAACTGTACATCAAACATGATCTTTGAAAAAGTGCAAGGAGGGATGCCCATTCAGAACAAACAGCATTGTTATTTGTATCTTATGAACTTTGAATAAAGCAACCACATTTCCTCTCTAGATATCCATCTCCTATGTGTGTGATTTTGTTTATAGTGTGCAGGATCTTCAAAGAATCTTGACTCATAAGAGAGCATATCATGAAAACTGaggataattaattaaaagtaaaTTGCATGTACCATAAAAAGACTAGGCTAAGAATTAGTCATCATTCTCTTTGAGATTCATTGTCACCAATTGCCGAAGTTTATGCATATTTCGAGATATCTCTATTAGAAGTCTTGCCCCTTCACTATGTTTCTCGAGTGTCTGAGCAGCATGCTCTAGGAATCCATTATCTGCTTCAAGGTCCTTTACCCTTTGACTAAGATGTTCTCTTGTTAGGATAGGTTTTCTTTGCTTTCCTGCAATATCAGAGCAAATAAATAATCCTTTGATAGTAATTTGGatgcataaataaatattaaagagATGCTTATAAACTACTTGTGTAGATTTCCAGTATGTATCTAATCATCTATATGCTTAAAACATGCTGATGCTATAATAACACAAAtggatatgtatttatgttACCCGTCTCATCATTGGTTTTATCAACACTGTTAGAGCTAGACTCTGAGGAAAGAGCTCCATTTTCTGATAGGAAGTGATTTCTCTTCTCCAAATTTTTAAGCCTTCTCAGAGGATGTGTTTcctgcccttttaattctttcaaggATTCACTTTGTGTATCCGTTCCATATGCATCCTCTCCATTAATCTCCTCTTCATTGACactagaattggaattggaACTTTCAGATTTTGCACTGTAAGATGAGTATGGTTTTGATATATACTCTAGGTAATCCTCATTCGCCTCAACTTCGACTCTCTCGAAACCATCTTTTCTTAGGCTTCCATATTTTTCTCTATATTCCTCAAGTTCATCCTTTAAAACCTtaatttcttcctctctcttggCAAGCAAATCAATCGTTTCTTGTAGGACATCTTGGTCATACTCTGCCTCCTCCTCCATCATTCTTTGATACTGCAAGGCTTCCATCTGAACAGCTGCCTTTTCTGCTTGTAATCTGGTGATCATGGCCATTGCATTGTTAGCTGCAACAGTTGAAGCACTTCTTTCTACATCCAATTCCATGTACAAAGCAATCAATGACTTACGATCCAATTGAACCTGTCTCTTCAAATGATGCAAAATGTAATCACCATCGGCTTCAATAATTGGCAGATTCTCATCAGTACACCCTGAAGCAAACATTGTTTTTCCAAGTGGAGACTTCCTCGTACTCCTAGTACCAAACCTAGGACTGTTATTGGCCGAATTTGTTGGTGAAATTCCAAAGAATCTGTTCCCTCTACCAAAGTTGGGGCTCTTGGAGGCATTGCCATTCAAATCCTCAGATTCTGTCAATAATAAAACTGTAGTAGCCTTGGCATCTTCCCTAACTGGGATtccataaaaatacatttagtTAAGGTCataactttatatttttttggttagcACAACACTAGTGAAAAATGAAATGCGCATTTACATGTTTGTTGACAGATCCAACACAACACTAATGCGGATGCCTTCCACATCAGctagtataaaaaaatgattatagtattttaattttttttaatccacaTCAACTAGGGTGTTTATACAACACTTATAAGTAtcataatacattaaaaattcaAGAGCAAAGAAACAATCAAGAAGAAGGTCTAGGTCTATCAGTAGTGACTCTAAGATTTTGTATTGCAAGTTTGAAGAGGAGGGAGATCCTAAACTCACCTTGAGTGTCGGGATTGAATCCATTCGAGCCATCTTTAGGAACTGAGTCATgttcataaataaatttggaTTTTGCATATCGAGTGCGCGGCGAATTCAGACTGCAAGTCTCTCTTGATAATGTCACAAACGGTGCTCGTGGTGAAGGAGTGGGACTTAGTGAGAATGCATTGGCACCTTTTCCCTTTGAATATGATGATTTCACTTTCAAAGGGTCTCCACAACATGAACAATAGCGGATGCTACTCTTCTCAGCATGcacaatatcatcattttttccTGCAGTCAAACTTAAAGGCATTTGGCTATCATCCCCAACAAAGCATTCAAGATCTTTATTCAAAATCTCAACTGCAGGCTTGTGCTTGATGCAATCAGAGTCTTTTTCTATTGCAAATGAAAAAAGGCAACCTTCACACATCTTTCTTACATCTGACAATTTCTTGTGATTGTGGCAATATGCCAGAGGGGAAACATCTTTCTTATGAGCTTCGCATATCCAATCATTGTAGTAGAATTCAGGGTCTCTATGGACCAATGCATGAGCAATTCTTGTGCAAAGCAAGCAAGGGACTTGCAATTCAAAAAGCTTGGCAAATTCATTGGCAACAAATGCAAGAAGCCCATC
This window harbors:
- the LOC122290424 gene encoding 5-formyltetrahydrofolate cyclo-ligase, mitochondrial isoform X1; the protein is MRLSRQVKQRVLAALMNQPCTRPSPAPAPAPAPTTLLSRPPPYAPPSTVTFSTMNKNTEQEHLDAVFKQKRALRSRVRKALKAMEPDLRSQEDNAIQRIILESPWFKSSRRLCAYICCSALREVDTSKLLSETLSNPTGDGHTQRGKILYVPRVEDKNCHMRMLRISCIDDLVANSMDILEPAPVDGDGNVREDVMLANEPVDLFLLPGLAFDRSGRRLGRGGGYYDTFLKKYLELAKARDWKQPLLVVLSYSVQIMDEGVIAVTPNDIPVDALVSPIGVIPISQTALDRMKL
- the LOC122290424 gene encoding 5-formyltetrahydrofolate cyclo-ligase, mitochondrial isoform X2 — translated: MRLSRQVKQRVLAALMNQPCTRPSPAPAPAPAPTTLLSRPPPYAPPSTVTFSTMNKNTEQEHLDAVFKQKRALRSRVRKALKAMEPDLRSQEDNAIQRIILESPWFKSSRRLCAYICCSALREVDTSKLLSETLSNPTGDGHTQRGKILYVPRVEDKNCHMRMLRISCIDDLVANSMDILEPAPVDGDGNVREDVMLANEPVDLFLLPGLAFDRSGRRLGRGGGYYDTFLKKYLELAKARDWKQPLLVVLSYSVQIMDEGVIAVTPNDIPVDALVSPIGVIPISQTALDS
- the LOC122290270 gene encoding probable myosin-binding protein 6, producing the protein MAHRSFKRFVEQELGKFPHFLIFTMLEWVMIIMLFIDGLLAFVANEFAKLFELQVPCLLCTRIAHALVHRDPEFYYNDWICEAHKKDVSPLAYCHNHKKLSDVRKMCEGCLFSFAIEKDSDCIKHKPAVEILNKDLECFVGDDSQMPLSLTAGKNDDIVHAEKSSIRYCSCCGDPLKVKSSYSKGKGANAFSLSPTPSPRAPFVTLSRETCSLNSPRTRYAKSKFIYEHDSVPKDGSNGFNPDTQVREDAKATTVLLLTESEDLNGNASKSPNFGRGNRFFGISPTNSANNSPRFGTRSTRKSPLGKTMFASGCTDENLPIIEADGDYILHHLKRQVQLDRKSLIALYMELDVERSASTVAANNAMAMITRLQAEKAAVQMEALQYQRMMEEEAEYDQDVLQETIDLLAKREEEIKVLKDELEEYREKYGSLRKDGFERVEVEANEDYLEYISKPYSSYSAKSESSNSNSSVNEEEINGEDAYGTDTQSESLKELKGQETHPLRRLKNLEKRNHFLSENGALSSESSSNSVDKTNDETGKQRKPILTREHLSQRVKDLEADNGFLEHAAQTLEKHSEGARLLIEISRNMHKLRQLVTMNLKENDD